One Phragmites australis chromosome 23, lpPhrAust1.1, whole genome shotgun sequence DNA window includes the following coding sequences:
- the LOC133905746 gene encoding L-type lectin-domain containing receptor kinase S.4-like, whose amino-acid sequence MSNHKPKLPILFFFLLLLFLLASLAASQEFTYKGFRAGAAGGNPNLTLNGVTEPQPHGILRLTNETSRLIGHAFYPSPLRLVDRNGTAVSFSTQFAFAVVPEYPKLGGHGFAFVAAPDPRLRGALPSQYLGLLSAADVGNATNHVFAVEFDTVQDFEFGDINDNHVGVDLNSLVSNASASAAPVNLKSGDTVLAWVDYDGAARRLNVSIATGSSEKPAAPLISFRVDLSAVFREQMYVGFSASTGLLASSHYLMGWSFRLGGGAAPKLDLSSLPSLPRPKDGKNRTSLILAAAFSAFVALVLLAGAGAYAAYRYKNRDVIEPWELDYGPHRFKYAELRRATRGFRERELLGSGGFGKVYRGVLPGSGETVAVKRVSHESRQGLREFVAEIASIGRLRHRNLVQLQGWCRRRGDLLLVYDYMPNGSLDRHLFGGDHLKASRLTWPARHRILCDVASALLYLHEGWEHVVLHRDVKASNVLLDADMSARLGDFGLAKLHERGTNPSTTRVVGTLGYLAPELTRTGKATAAADVFAFGALVLEVVAGRRPIEPRAPPEELVLAEWAWERYVAGEVDKVLDERLGGAYDAAEVAATVKVGLWCSHPSPAARPTMREVARYLEGGEAGEVPEPPPPPPHPPAYSGEVGFDDFVHSYPSSSFERAAAAGAGWDGGTQTSVATFPYSPLSMRSCHVSV is encoded by the coding sequence ATGTCAAACCATAAGCCCAAGCTTCccattctcttcttcttcctgctgCTCCTCTTCCTTCTCGCCAGCCTTGCCGCCTCCCAAGAATTCACCTACAAAGGCTTCAGAGCCGGCGCCGCCGGCGGCAACCCGAACCTGACCCTGAACGGCGTCACGGAGCCCCAGCCCCACGGCATCCTGCGCCTCACCAACGAGACGTCCCGGCTCATCGGCCACGCCTTCTACCCGTCCCCGCTCCGCCTCGTCGACCGAAACGGCACCGCCGTGTCGTTTTCGACGCAGTTTGCGTTCGCCGTCGTGCCGGAGTATCCGAAGCTGGGCGGGCACGGGTTCGCGTTCGTGGCGGCGCCCGACCCGCGCCTCCGCGGCGCGCTGCCCAGCCAGTACCTGGGCCTGCTCAGCGCCGCCGACGTCGGCAACGCCACCAACCACGTCTTCGCCGTCGAGTTCGACACCGTGCAGGACTTCGAGTTCGGGGACATCAACGATAACCACGTCGGGGTCGACCTCAACAGCCTCGTCTCCAACGCCTCCGCCTCAGCGGCGCCCGTCAACCTCAAGTCCGGGGACACCGTGCTCGCCTGGGTCGACTACGACGGCGCTGCGAGGCGGCTGAATGTGTCCATTGCGACCGGCTCGTCGGAGAAGCCGGCGGCGCCGCTCATATCGTTCCGCGTCGACCTGTCCGCAGTCTTCCGGGAGCAGATGTACGTCGGCTTCTCGGCGTCCACGGGGCTCCTTGCGAGCTCGCACTACCTCATGGGCTGGAGCTTCCGGCTCGGCGGCGGTGCCGCGCCAAAGCTGGATCTTTCGTCCCTGCCGTCGCTGCCGCGACCCAAGGATGGCAAGAATCGGACGTCGCTGATTCTGGCCGCGGCGTTTTCGGCGTTTGTGGCGCTGGTGctgctcgccggcgccggcgcctaCGCCGCATACCGTTACAAGAACCGCGACGTGATCGAGCCGTGGGAGCTGGACTACGGCCCGCACCGGTTCAAGTACGCCGAGCTCCGTCGCGCGACGCGCGGGTTTCGCGAGCGCGAGCTCCTCGGCTCCGGCGGGTTCGGCAAGGTGTACCGCGGCGTGCTCCCGGGATCCGGCGAGACCGTCGCCGTGAAGCGCGTCTCGCACGAGTCCCGGCAGGGCCTCCGCGAGTTCGTCGCCGAGATCGCGTCCATCGGCCGGCTCCGACACCGCAACCTGGTCCAGCTCCAGGGCtggtgccgccgccgcggcgacctcctcctggtCTACGACTACATGCCCAACGGCAGCCTCGACCGGCACCTCTTCGGCGGCGACCACCTCAAGGCGTCGCGGCTGACGTGGCCGGCGCGGCACCGCATCCTCTGCGACGTGGCGTCGGCGCTGCTGTACCTGCACGAGGGGTGGGAGCACGTCGTCCTGCACCGCGACGTGAAGGCCAGCAACGTGCTCCTCGACGCTGACATGTCGGCCCGGCTCGGCGACTTTGGGCTTGCCAAGCTCCACGAGCGCGGCACCAACCCGAGCACGACGCGCGTAGTGGGCACACTGGGGTACCTGGCGCCGGAGCTGACGCGGACGGGGaaagcgacggcggcggcggacgtgTTCGCGTTCGGGGCTCTGGTGCTGGAGGTGGTGGCCGGGCGGCGGCCCATCGAGCCCCGCGCGCCGCCCGAGGAGCTGGTGCTGGCCGAGTGGGCGTGGGAGCGATACGTGGCGGGGGAGGTGGATAAGGTGTTGGACGAGCGGCTCGGCGGCGCGTACGACGCCGCGGAGGTGGCCGCGACCGTGAAGGTGGGGCTCTGGTGCTCGCACCCGTCACCGGCCGCGCGGCCGACGATGCGGGAGGTGGCGAGGTACCTGGAAGGCGGGGAGGCTGGCGAGGTGCCGGagcccccgcctccgccgccacaCCCGCCGGCGTACTCCGGCGAAGTGGGGTTCGACGACTTCGTGCACTCGTACCCGTCGTCGTCGTTCGAGCGGGCGGCCGCGGCGGGCGCGGGATGGGACGGCGGGACCCAGACGTCGGTGGCCACGTTCCCGTACTCGCCGCTTTCCATGCGATCGTGCCACGTTAGCGTATAA
- the LOC133905704 gene encoding uncharacterized protein LOC133905704, protein MCGIALVLSGDRLLVVPSAATGSSKTRNSGEGNGVSVDELKEALRRRGPDSLGCKRLQLCADGTILGVYGCNGGEEDIGGTGVAELFFIGATLHLRGAEPVAQPLVSPSGSVLVYNGEIYGGLQVADDENDTRSLFSSLEFCCSCDCHALNRDKTCSCCGNVGKSVPQILSTIEGPWALVYWQMDSNTLWFGRDAFGRRSLLVHWPTPDDSRFILSSVSPPSLGKNQPASTTNGLVSDPDLSDCTKSSYWEELPCGIYSIHLKDLKENGTNVKEGCIIEFRKHEWTDSSLNKLIQWERKFTVPIVENNSVDEGNHHLCQSFVSSREAEENTNFGVAKTDLLSDFSLCAASCITQSAHRVLVALRESVMLRANVNTLFQVSIQGGLNKLRDDELAPIAVLFSGGLDSMILAALLDQCIDSKWTIDLLNVSFDGQLAPDRISAISGLRELQRISPLRRWRLVEIDTALTDLEGESEHVMSLIHPSSTYMDLNIGIALWLAAGGDGWVDGSTCHMKDGSRYKYRSTSRVLIVGSGADEQCAGYGRHRTKYRLGGWNALDEEMRLDVQRIWKRNMGRDDRCISDHGKEARFPFLDENVIKTLLEIPLWEIAKLDEPVGKGDKKILREVARLLGLQEAALQPKRAIQFGSRIARESNRKNFGSNRAANQASAGSALESAGFDCAHRSAVDALVDVVLRYISHLGRSAAFHAGLAGRALANELDIIQALEEVGADTDGFAGAAATGHCLVGSGVVRDLMTFVDSRDEVPFARPLPRFPVPRMQPQPSASFAVAGRETGMRHVPEWLPVFPDPHTYVRTEVWVDPPATKDRVDKVEQVRQRRKAEKSLLSLQQRLALAGADGFRPAISQDSAEKGKEIQAAGTKRNPFLEPALPPGEKDVSEVDMPPEKKKLSVLEAFAPAIQAATFMELDAGTGVDQSQNQRSIVPKERAPVHLKIGIDKKPLAAALNSKSLDLREDPSFLKEEAKDDRKRRAGMILRASMENPQELTQL, encoded by the exons ATGTGCGGCATAGCCCTCGTCCTCTCCGGCGACCGCCTACTCGTCGTCCCATCCGCCGCTACTGGCTCATCGAAAACCAGGAACTCCGGCGAG GGGAACGGCGTGTCGGTGGACGAGCTCAAGGAGGCCCTGCGGCGGCGAGGCCCTGACAGCCTTGGCTGCAAGAGGCTCCAGCTTTGCGCGGACGGCACAATTCTAG GGGTTTATGGCTGCAATGGTGGAGAAGAGGATATAGGTGGCACGGGTGTTGCTGAGTTGTTCTTCATCGGGGCAACACTGCATCTCCGGGGAGCTGAGCCGGTTGCACAGCCCTTGGTATCCCCCTCCGGAAGTGTTCTTGTGTATAATG GTGAGATATATGGAGGACTTCAAGTTGCCGATGATGAAAATGACACTCGATCTCTGTTTTCCTCACTGGAATTTTGTTGTTCGTGTGACTGCCATGCTCTTAATAGAGATAAAACATGTAGTTGTTGTGGGAATGTAGGCAAATCAGTTCCGCAAATCCTTTCCACAATCGAAGGCCCATGGGCTTTGGTATACTGGCAG ATGGACTCAAATACATTGTGGTTTGGCCGTGATGCATTTGGACGAAGAAGCCTCTTGGTACATTGGCCCACACCTGATGATTCTCGCTTCATATTATCATCAGTGTCACCCCCTTCATTGGGGAAGAACCAGCCTG CTTCAACAACAAATGGTTTGGTGTCAGATCCTGATTTGTCTGACTGTACCAAATCTAGCTACTGGGAAGAGCTTCCTTGTGGGATATACAGCATCCACTTGAAAGACTTAAAAGAAAATGGCACAAATGTGAAGGAAGGATGTATTATCGAATTTAGGAAACATGAGTGGACGGATTCTTCATTGAATAAATTAATTCAGTGGGAGAGGAAATTCACTGTTCCTATTGTGGAGAACAATTCTGTTGACGAAGGGAACCATCACTTGTGTCAGAGCTTCGTAAGCTCAAGAGAAGCTGAAGAAAATACAAATTTTGGGGTTGCGAAGACAGATCTGCTGTCAGATTTTAGTTTATGTGCTGCAAGTTGTATAACACAGTCAG CACATAGAGTACTGGTTGCATTACGGGAATCTGTAATGCTGCGGGCTAATGTGAACACACTCTTCCAGGTGAGCATACAA GGTGGTCTAAATAAACTCAGGGACGACGAGTTAGCCCCAATAGCAGTCCTTTTTTCTGGTGGCTTAGACTCCATGATACTTGCAGCATTGTTAGACCAGTGCATTGATTCCAAAT GGACAATTGACTTGTTAAATGTCAGTTTTGACGGGCAGCTCGCTCCAGATAGGATTTCTGCAATATCAGGACTGAGGGAGCTTCAGAGGATCTCCCCGCTCCGAAG ATGGCGTCTTGTCGAGATTGATACTGCTTTGACAGACTTGGAAGGGGAAAGTGAGCACGTGATGTCACTCATACACCCTTCAAGTACCTATATG GATTTAAACATTGGTATTGCCCTCTGGTTGGCTGCTGGTGGGGATGGTTGGGTTGATGGGAGTACATGTCATATGAAAGATGGTTCTCGCTATAAGTACAGGTCAACATCTAGGGTCCTTATAGTCGGTTCTGGGGCCGATGAGCAGTGCGCCGGTTATGGTAGACATCGGACCAAATATAGGCTTGGAGG CTGGAATGCACTGGATGAGGAGATGAGACTAGATGTGCAAAGAATATGGAAAAGAAATATGGGAAGAGATGATAGGTGCATCTCCGACCATGGCAAGGAG GCTCGTTTTCCATTTCTTGATGAGAATGTGATAAAAACTTTGTTGGAAATTCCGTTATGGGAGATTGCTAAACTTGATGAGCCTGTGGGAAAGGGTGACAAGAAGATCTTGAGAGAG GTTGCAAGGCTGCTGGGCTTACAAGAAGCCGCTCTTCAGCCAAAGCGAGCAATCCAG TTTGGTTCAAGAATAGCGAGGGAGTCAAACCGCAAGAATTTCGGGAGCAACCGGGCAGCGAACCAGGCATCAGCTGGCAGT GCGCTGGAGTCCGCGGGGTTCGACTGCGCGCACCGCTCGGCGGTGGACGCGCTCGTGGACGTCGTCCTCCGCTACATCTCCCACCTGGGCCGGTCCGCGGCGTTCCACGCGGGCCTCGCCGGCCGCGCGCTCGCCAACGAGCTCGACATCATCCAGGCGCTCGAGGAGGTGGGCGCCGACACCGACGGGTTCGCGGGCGCGGCCGCCACGGGCCACTGCCTCGTTGGCTCGGGAGTCGTCAGGGACCTTATGACGTTCGTTGATTCCAGGGACGAGGTGCCCTTCGCGCGGCcgctgcccaggtttcctgtgCCGCGCATGCAGCCGCAGCCCTCTGCCAGCTTCGCGGTGGCGGGGCGGGAGACCGGGATGAGGCACGTGCCGGAGTGGCTCCCGGTGTTCCCGGATCCGCACACGTATGTGAGGACGGAGGTGTGGGTTGATCCGCCGGCGACCAAGGACAGGGTGGACAAGGTGGAGCAGGTGCGGCAGCGGAGGAAGGCGGAGAAGTCGCTGCTCAGCTTGCAGCAAAGGCTGGCGCTCGCTGGTGCTGATGGGTTTCGTCCAGCAATTTCGCAGGATAGTGCAGAGAAGGGGAAGGAGATACAGGCAGCTGGGACCAAGAGAAATCCATTTCTTGAGCCAGCATTGCCGCCTGGAGAGAAGGATGTGTCCGAGGTTGATATGCCTCCTGAAAAGAAGAAACTATCTGTCCTTGAGGCATTCGCCCCAGCTATACAGGCAGCAACCTTCATGGAGCTTGATGCTGGGACAGGTGTGGACCAGAGTCAAAACCAAAGGAGCATCGTGCCAAAAGAGAGGGCACCGGTGCACCTTAAAATTGGAATTGACAAGAAGCCGTTAGCGGCAGCACTTAATTCAAAATCCCTGGATCTGAGGGAGGATCCGTCCTTCTTGAAGGAGGAAGCAAAGGATGACCGGAAGCGGAGGGCTGGCATGATATTAAGGGCATCAATGGAGAACCCACAGGAGCTCACTCAGCTTTAA
- the LOC133906376 gene encoding uncharacterized protein LOC133906376 — protein MASLSLTAVAATAARPSSSCSGRGRRLKVSSMATQKGQKPTPKTISGTGRSGTTVFPLGEPGPRPSTVSGKAPVKLLTNVERLRLLTKAERAGLLSAAERAGLSLSAVERLGLLSKAEELGALSAATDPGTPGALLALALPLLAAGPAVVYLVPEEQAWQVALQAVAALVCVIGGAAAVAASSFVSRLQSSSS, from the exons ATGGCGTCGCTGTCGCTCACCGCCGTGGCTGCAACCGCGGCGAGGCcaagcagcagctgcagcgGGAGAGGCCGCCGTCTCAAGGTCTCCTCCATGGCCACACAGAAGGGCCAGAAGCCGACGCCGAAGACCATCTCCGGCACAGGAAGATCA GGCACGACGGTGTTCCCGCTGGGCGAGCCGGGCCCGCGCCCGTCGACGGTCAGCGGCAAGGCGCCGGTGAAGCTGCTTACGAACGTGGAGCGGCTGCGGCTGCTGACCAAGGCGGAGCGCGCGGGCCTCCTGTCGGCGGCGGAGCGCGCTGGGCTGTCGCTGTCGGCGGTGGAGCGGCTGGGACTTCTGTCCAAGGCGGAGGAGCTGGGTGCGCTCTCGGCGGCCACCGACCCCGGCACGCCAGGGGCGCTGCTGGCGCTTGCTCTCCCACTGCTCGCGGCGGGCCCCGCGGTGGTGTACCTCGTCCCCGAGGAGCAGGCGTGGCAGGTGGCTCTGCAGGCCGTAGCCGCGCTCGTTTGTGTcatcggcggggccgccgcggtCGCCGCCTCCAGCTTCGTGTCCAGACTCCAGAGCTCGTCGAGCTGA